One Paenarthrobacter aurescens TC1 DNA window includes the following coding sequences:
- a CDS encoding hypothetical protein (identified by Glimmer2; putative): protein MARDILVITAGSVTEENRSAADGVFDRSACFTNQDLSPRVRWQRNVYRFVI from the coding sequence ATGGCTCGGGACATCTTGGTCATCACCGCCGGTTCCGTGACCGAGGAAAACCGCAGTGCCGCAGACGGTGTCTTCGACAGGAGTGCCTGCTTCACGAATCAAGACCTCAGCCCGAGGGTTCGGTGGCAAAGGAATGTGTATCGCTTCGTCATTTAG
- a CDS encoding putative pyruvate dehydrogenase (identified by match to protein family HMM PF00205; match to protein family HMM PF02775; match to protein family HMM PF02776), whose protein sequence is MAKELATQLIEQLQAAGVQRIYGIVGDSLNPIVDAVRQTGGSKKGGIDWIHVRHEEAAAFAAAAEAQLTGKLAVCAGSCGPGNLHLINGLYDANRTGAPVLAIASHIPSKQIGSGFFQETHPDRLFNECSVYSEMISTAEQAPRVMHSAIQSAVALRGVAVVTLPGDIAGLEATAPTPLPATFRPATVVPDSASVRELADAINDAAKVAIFAGAGVEGAHDELIALAERVNAPIGHSLRGKDFVQYDNPFDIGMTGLLGYGAAAEGIEDADLLILLGTDFPYDQFLPDTRTAQVDRAAQRLGRRTDVDIAVHGDVLPTLRSLLPLVTPKKNRRFLDQMLKKHDRLMNKAVGAYTRKVEKKQPIHPEYAASLLDQVAAEDAIFTADTGMCNVWTARYINPLGTRRLIGSYLHGSMANALPHAIGAQVAYPGRQVVSVSGDGGLSMLLGELITVAAHQLPVNVVVFNNSTLGMVKLEMLVDGLPDFGVDVPDANYAAVAKALGFHAVRVTDPADIEAAYRAAFAHPGPSLVELITDPNALSIPPKISGSQVIGFATAMSKVVLNRGAGEAVSMARSNLRNIPRR, encoded by the coding sequence ATGGCCAAGGAACTTGCCACCCAACTTATCGAACAACTCCAGGCTGCCGGTGTGCAGCGGATCTACGGAATCGTTGGCGACAGCCTTAATCCGATCGTGGATGCTGTCCGGCAAACAGGAGGCTCAAAGAAGGGCGGCATCGACTGGATCCATGTCCGCCACGAGGAAGCTGCCGCATTTGCTGCCGCTGCAGAGGCCCAATTGACGGGAAAGTTGGCTGTTTGCGCGGGCTCATGCGGGCCCGGCAATCTGCACCTGATCAATGGACTGTACGACGCCAACCGTACCGGGGCCCCGGTGCTCGCCATCGCTTCCCACATTCCCAGCAAGCAGATTGGCAGCGGCTTCTTCCAGGAAACCCATCCGGACCGCCTCTTCAACGAATGCTCGGTGTATTCGGAGATGATCAGTACCGCCGAGCAAGCGCCGCGGGTCATGCACAGCGCCATCCAGAGCGCAGTTGCACTGAGGGGAGTGGCAGTCGTGACGCTTCCGGGCGACATTGCCGGGCTTGAGGCAACCGCGCCAACCCCGCTGCCGGCAACGTTCAGGCCCGCCACAGTGGTTCCGGATTCGGCCAGCGTCCGCGAACTGGCCGACGCCATTAACGACGCAGCTAAGGTGGCCATTTTCGCCGGCGCCGGCGTCGAAGGCGCCCATGACGAGTTGATCGCACTGGCAGAACGGGTCAACGCACCCATCGGCCACTCCCTGAGAGGGAAGGACTTCGTCCAATACGACAACCCCTTCGACATCGGCATGACCGGGCTCCTCGGCTATGGAGCGGCCGCCGAGGGCATCGAAGACGCAGACCTGTTGATCCTGCTCGGCACCGACTTTCCCTATGACCAGTTCCTGCCGGACACCCGGACGGCCCAGGTTGACCGTGCGGCACAGCGGCTGGGGAGGCGGACCGACGTCGACATTGCAGTCCATGGTGACGTACTGCCAACCTTGAGGTCTCTACTGCCGTTGGTGACGCCGAAGAAGAACCGACGGTTCCTTGACCAGATGCTGAAGAAGCATGACCGCCTGATGAACAAAGCCGTGGGCGCCTACACGCGGAAAGTGGAGAAGAAGCAGCCCATCCACCCCGAGTACGCCGCCTCCCTGCTGGACCAGGTGGCAGCCGAAGACGCCATCTTCACAGCCGATACCGGCATGTGCAACGTTTGGACTGCGCGCTACATCAACCCGTTGGGAACCCGTCGTCTTATTGGTTCCTACCTCCACGGTTCCATGGCCAACGCCCTTCCGCACGCCATCGGGGCGCAGGTGGCCTACCCGGGGCGACAAGTAGTGTCTGTATCCGGCGACGGCGGCCTGTCCATGTTGCTGGGGGAGCTCATCACGGTGGCCGCGCACCAACTACCCGTGAATGTGGTGGTCTTCAACAACTCCACGCTGGGCATGGTGAAGCTCGAAATGCTGGTGGACGGGCTACCCGACTTCGGCGTGGACGTCCCTGACGCCAACTACGCTGCGGTGGCCAAGGCCCTGGGTTTCCATGCCGTTCGGGTCACGGATCCGGCGGACATCGAGGCAGCGTACCGGGCGGCATTCGCGCATCCCGGCCCGTCCTTGGTGGAGCTCATCACTGACCCCAACGCCCTGTCCATTCCGCCAAAGATTTCGGGTTCGCAGGTCATTGGATTCGCAACGGCCATGTCCAAAGTGGTCCTGAACCGCGGTGCCGGGGAGGCTGTCAGCATGGCACGAAGCAACCTGCGCAACATTCCCCGGCGGTAG
- the uvrA gene encoding excinuclease ABC, A subunit (identified by match to protein family HMM PF00005; match to protein family HMM TIGR00630) gives MPEDTRPCPPIRRTARRVRNDRVVSMDSKLTIARQPDSDQPTPQFAEAEDGFVRVRGARENNLCNVDVDVPRDAIVAFTGVSGSGKSSLAFGTIFAEAQRRYFESVAPYARRLIQQGHNPKVESITGLPPAVALQQRRGTATARSSVGTLTTLSNSLRMLFSRAGSYPEGARQLDSDAFSPNTAAGACPECHGLGVAHTGTEESLVPDPSLSIRDGAIAAWPGAWQGKNLRDILTHLGYDVDTPWRKLPKKDRDWILFTDEQPVVEVTPQRDRVAKPYKGRFWSAKSYVLHTLADSKSTTMRDRVLRFMETGRCPQCGGSGLRPEALAVTFAGKTIAELNAMQMTELANIIRPTTELTAAGTASRTQTSGEGNEVAVAITRDLLSRVTVLLDLGLGYLALGRPTPTLSPGEMQRLRIATQLRSGLFGVIYVLDEPSAGLHPADAEPLLAVLEQLKRSGNSVFVVEHNMDFVRAADWLVDVGPHAGEGGGQVLYSGPVGGLADVQDSITRPFLFPDNRSRSVGSEKTHDDDLVTAGKGPASPRPPKEWLKLQNINRHNLRELQAEFPLGVLTAVTGVSGSGKSTLVSHVLAEVVGTELHPETLDPDIARTDTPHTPAAVGLVSGLHQLDRLVKVDQKPIGRTPRSNLATYTGLFDGVRKEFAATEGARSRGFGAGRFSFNVAGGRCEACQGEGFVAVELLFLPGSYGPCPECNGSRFNPETLEVTYRGRTIADVLGMTVNAASEFLADLPGVARSLQTLREVGLGYLRLGQPATELSGGEAQRIKLATELQRVQRGHTLYLLDEPTTGLHPADVQLLMAQLHRLVDAGNTVIVVEHEMDVVAGADWVIDLGPDGGDAGGEIIVAGPPAVVAGSRTSRTAPYLAAACGR, from the coding sequence ATGCCTGAAGATACTCGCCCATGTCCACCGATTCGTCGTACAGCGCGCCGGGTCCGGAACGATAGAGTCGTATCAATGGACAGTAAACTGACAATTGCCCGGCAGCCCGATTCCGACCAGCCAACACCACAGTTTGCCGAGGCCGAGGATGGCTTCGTCAGGGTCCGTGGTGCCCGCGAGAACAACCTCTGCAACGTGGACGTGGACGTACCCCGCGATGCAATCGTCGCGTTCACCGGAGTCTCGGGCTCCGGAAAGTCGTCCCTGGCGTTCGGCACCATTTTTGCCGAAGCCCAGCGCCGCTACTTCGAATCCGTGGCCCCCTACGCCCGGCGCCTGATCCAACAGGGCCACAACCCCAAGGTGGAGTCAATCACCGGGCTGCCGCCCGCCGTCGCACTCCAACAACGTCGGGGCACAGCCACCGCCCGTTCCAGCGTTGGCACGCTGACGACGCTGTCCAACTCGCTGCGGATGCTCTTCTCGCGTGCGGGCAGCTATCCGGAAGGCGCCCGGCAGCTGGACTCCGACGCTTTCTCTCCCAACACAGCCGCCGGTGCTTGCCCGGAGTGCCATGGACTGGGTGTCGCCCACACAGGCACCGAAGAATCCTTGGTTCCCGATCCGTCCCTCAGTATCCGCGATGGTGCGATCGCTGCATGGCCCGGAGCGTGGCAAGGAAAGAATCTCCGCGACATCCTCACTCACTTGGGCTACGACGTGGACACACCATGGCGAAAGCTGCCCAAGAAGGATCGCGACTGGATCCTCTTCACGGACGAGCAGCCTGTAGTGGAAGTGACGCCCCAACGGGATCGCGTGGCCAAGCCTTACAAGGGCCGGTTTTGGAGTGCCAAGAGCTACGTCCTCCACACTCTGGCCGACTCCAAGAGCACCACCATGCGTGACAGGGTGCTGCGATTCATGGAAACGGGGCGGTGCCCGCAGTGCGGTGGCAGTGGGCTGCGGCCGGAAGCACTCGCCGTCACGTTCGCCGGCAAAACCATAGCCGAACTCAATGCGATGCAAATGACCGAGCTTGCCAACATCATCCGCCCCACCACGGAATTGACTGCGGCCGGCACCGCCTCGCGCACCCAGACCTCCGGTGAAGGCAACGAGGTAGCCGTCGCCATCACCCGGGACCTGCTGAGCCGGGTCACGGTACTCCTGGATCTGGGCTTGGGTTACCTCGCGTTGGGGCGCCCCACCCCTACTCTCTCCCCCGGCGAGATGCAGAGGCTTCGTATCGCCACGCAGCTCCGTTCAGGGCTTTTCGGCGTCATCTACGTCCTTGACGAGCCATCTGCCGGACTACACCCGGCCGATGCCGAGCCTCTCCTCGCGGTGCTGGAGCAGCTGAAGCGGTCCGGCAACTCAGTGTTCGTGGTGGAACACAATATGGATTTCGTCAGGGCTGCCGATTGGTTGGTGGATGTTGGACCGCACGCGGGTGAGGGCGGCGGACAGGTGCTCTACAGCGGTCCCGTGGGCGGGCTGGCGGATGTGCAGGATTCCATCACGCGACCCTTCCTGTTCCCCGATAACCGCTCGCGATCCGTTGGTTCAGAGAAAACGCACGACGACGATTTGGTCACCGCCGGGAAGGGCCCTGCATCTCCCCGGCCCCCGAAAGAGTGGCTCAAGCTCCAGAACATCAACAGACACAATCTTCGCGAGCTACAGGCCGAGTTCCCGCTGGGCGTGCTGACAGCCGTGACAGGTGTGTCGGGCTCTGGCAAGTCCACTCTGGTCAGCCACGTTCTGGCCGAGGTGGTGGGGACCGAACTGCATCCGGAAACTCTCGACCCGGACATCGCACGCACAGACACTCCTCACACGCCAGCCGCTGTGGGATTGGTATCCGGGCTCCACCAGCTCGATCGCCTGGTCAAGGTGGACCAAAAGCCCATCGGCCGGACCCCTCGCTCCAACCTGGCCACCTACACAGGGCTCTTCGACGGTGTCCGGAAAGAGTTTGCCGCCACTGAAGGCGCCCGTTCCCGGGGCTTCGGCGCTGGCCGGTTCTCCTTCAACGTGGCCGGAGGCCGCTGCGAAGCCTGTCAGGGAGAAGGGTTTGTCGCGGTGGAACTGCTGTTCCTGCCGGGGAGTTACGGCCCCTGCCCCGAATGCAACGGCTCTCGGTTCAATCCCGAAACCTTGGAGGTCACCTACCGCGGACGGACCATTGCCGACGTCCTGGGCATGACCGTGAATGCAGCGTCCGAGTTCCTGGCTGATCTTCCCGGCGTTGCCCGCAGCCTCCAAACGCTTCGCGAAGTGGGCTTGGGCTACCTCCGCCTGGGCCAGCCTGCCACGGAGCTTTCCGGCGGCGAAGCACAACGCATCAAACTCGCCACGGAACTGCAGCGCGTCCAGCGCGGCCACACCCTCTATCTGCTGGACGAGCCCACCACAGGGTTGCATCCTGCCGACGTCCAACTCCTGATGGCCCAGTTGCACAGGCTGGTGGATGCCGGTAACACCGTCATCGTGGTGGAACATGAGATGGACGTCGTGGCAGGGGCCGACTGGGTGATCGATCTGGGTCCCGACGGCGGCGATGCCGGCGGCGAGATCATCGTCGCCGGCCCGCCGGCCGTCGTCGCGGGTTCCCGAACAAGCCGGACAGCACCGTACCTCGCCGCCGCCTGCGGGCGGTAG
- a CDS encoding conserved hypothetical protein (identified by match to protein family HMM PF07366) has protein sequence MIKPWCYPVPERTMRFMAEQILGDQGVQEQGGNENVVKRLIDCINDRRIEVMDELFHDDAVMHWPQSGELVRGAENRRGIYNAFPQLPTITPRRLLSDGNLVVAEARLDYGGPTFETVFIFEFRDGKIAKETAYWSEAFPAPEWRSQWVEISSS, from the coding sequence ATGATAAAGCCGTGGTGTTATCCGGTCCCCGAGAGGACAATGCGGTTCATGGCTGAACAAATCCTCGGGGACCAGGGCGTTCAAGAACAAGGCGGCAATGAGAACGTGGTCAAGCGGTTAATCGACTGCATCAACGATCGCCGGATCGAGGTTATGGATGAGCTCTTCCATGACGACGCCGTGATGCACTGGCCTCAGTCCGGCGAGCTTGTTCGCGGCGCAGAGAACCGGCGGGGCATCTACAACGCCTTTCCGCAGCTCCCCACCATCACGCCGCGTCGCCTGCTCAGCGACGGCAATCTGGTGGTCGCTGAGGCACGGCTGGACTACGGTGGACCCACCTTTGAGACGGTCTTCATCTTTGAATTTCGCGACGGCAAGATCGCCAAGGAGACAGCATACTGGAGTGAGGCCTTTCCGGCTCCGGAATGGCGTTCGCAGTGGGTTGAGATCAGCAGTTCTTAG
- a CDS encoding putative endoribonuclease L-PSP family (identified by match to protein family HMM PF01042), with product MSPIQRIRPDGLVTSPAFSHVAVVPPGATTIYVGGQNAVDAQGALIGEGDAAVQSARALDNAKTALEAVGATLGDVIQWTVLFVDGADLSAGYGAIAAKLASDEPPLVTAAFVAGLGVPGALVEISAVAAVERP from the coding sequence ATGTCACCCATTCAACGCATCCGTCCGGACGGGCTCGTGACCAGTCCTGCCTTCAGCCACGTCGCCGTTGTTCCTCCCGGCGCCACCACCATTTACGTCGGCGGGCAGAACGCCGTGGACGCACAGGGTGCACTCATCGGGGAAGGCGATGCGGCTGTTCAGTCTGCACGCGCCCTGGACAACGCCAAGACAGCATTGGAGGCCGTAGGAGCAACACTCGGAGATGTCATTCAGTGGACCGTACTCTTCGTCGACGGAGCCGACCTCTCAGCCGGGTACGGAGCCATTGCTGCCAAGCTCGCATCCGACGAACCGCCCTTGGTGACCGCAGCGTTTGTGGCGGGACTAGGCGTACCAGGGGCCTTGGTGGAGATCAGTGCGGTGGCCGCCGTCGAGCGCCCCTAA
- a CDS encoding putative enterobactin-iron ABC transport system, ATP-binding protein (identified by match to protein family HMM PF00005) has protein sequence MTFTDTFRELGKAKLIFHFVIELSELSGLEATDLVLRYGDKDVVHGAGLRLESGRIVALVGPNGSGKSTLLRALARLHEASSGTVKVKPADGEATDALMMKRSDFARHVTLLSQSRPVPHGLSVRDVVEFGRHPYRGRWRAADPEGPAAVHRAMELTGVAGLASRGVHELSGGQLQRVWLASCLAQDTSVLLLDEPTNHLDLRYKVEIFDLVYDLARVHGVAIGVVLHDLDEAAALADHVVVLSEGRIAAAGPAHEALDAALLSDVYSIPIVTHTDPLTGRLRTRAVGRHNDN, from the coding sequence GTGACATTTACTGACACGTTTCGGGAATTAGGTAAGGCTAAGCTAATCTTTCATTTTGTGATTGAACTGAGTGAACTCTCCGGGCTCGAGGCTACTGACCTGGTCCTCCGTTATGGGGACAAGGATGTGGTCCATGGAGCAGGACTTCGCCTTGAGTCGGGTCGTATCGTTGCGCTGGTGGGTCCGAATGGCAGCGGAAAGTCCACCCTGCTCCGCGCGCTTGCGCGATTGCACGAGGCATCTTCCGGAACCGTGAAGGTCAAGCCCGCCGACGGTGAGGCAACGGATGCGCTGATGATGAAGCGCAGCGACTTCGCCCGGCATGTGACACTGCTCTCCCAGAGCCGTCCCGTGCCGCACGGGCTGAGTGTCCGCGACGTCGTCGAGTTCGGACGCCATCCGTACCGGGGACGGTGGCGCGCGGCCGATCCTGAAGGTCCTGCCGCCGTCCACCGTGCCATGGAGCTGACTGGCGTAGCCGGGCTTGCTTCCCGGGGCGTCCACGAACTGTCGGGCGGACAACTGCAGCGTGTATGGCTGGCAAGCTGCCTGGCGCAAGACACCTCGGTTCTGCTGCTCGATGAACCAACCAACCACCTGGACCTCCGCTACAAAGTGGAGATTTTCGATCTGGTGTACGACCTCGCCCGCGTCCATGGAGTGGCAATCGGCGTTGTCCTGCACGACCTCGATGAGGCAGCCGCACTTGCCGATCACGTGGTGGTTCTGTCCGAGGGTCGCATAGCGGCCGCCGGACCCGCCCACGAGGCTCTCGATGCTGCGCTTCTCAGTGATGTCTATTCAATCCCCATCGTTACTCACACAGATCCGCTGACCGGCAGGCTGCGCACCCGCGCCGTCGGACGGCACAACGACAACTAA
- a CDS encoding putative ABC-type Fe3+ transport system (identified by match to protein family HMM PF01497) — MSMKIHKALAATAALAVLLTGCGTTEGPASSASNSAGAGEAITVTDARGTEVKLDGPAKRVVGTEWNVVENLTTLGVMPVGVADVKGYSAWVTAGKLDSTPTDIGTRNEPSFDTIASLDPDLIVATTDLAEPVIKQLEELAPVVVVKSADGSRQIAQAEDNLKLVAKATGTETEADEAIAAFDAAVTKGKAELEKAGVGGSRVAFADGWVADGKVSIRPFTKGSLLADINTELGLVNPWTVEGDPAYGLGSTDVEGLTAVNADHFVYITNNADGDFTEQLTDNAVWKSLPFVAAGNVHRLSDGIWMFGGPASMTQYVDAIVASLTK, encoded by the coding sequence GTGTCCATGAAAATCCACAAGGCCCTCGCGGCTACCGCTGCCTTGGCGGTCCTGCTCACCGGTTGCGGCACCACCGAAGGCCCCGCGAGCTCGGCGTCGAACAGCGCCGGCGCCGGTGAAGCCATCACTGTTACCGACGCCCGCGGCACCGAGGTTAAACTCGACGGCCCCGCCAAGCGCGTGGTCGGAACCGAATGGAACGTAGTGGAGAACCTGACCACCCTCGGCGTCATGCCGGTAGGCGTCGCGGACGTCAAGGGCTACAGCGCCTGGGTCACCGCCGGCAAGCTGGACAGCACTCCCACGGACATCGGAACGCGCAACGAGCCCAGCTTCGACACCATTGCTTCCCTCGACCCTGACCTGATCGTCGCCACCACCGACCTCGCCGAGCCAGTGATCAAGCAGCTCGAAGAGCTGGCTCCCGTCGTTGTGGTGAAGTCAGCCGACGGCAGCCGCCAAATCGCGCAGGCCGAGGACAACCTGAAGCTCGTCGCCAAGGCAACCGGCACCGAGACGGAAGCCGACGAGGCCATCGCGGCATTCGACGCAGCCGTGACAAAGGGCAAGGCCGAGCTTGAGAAGGCCGGCGTGGGCGGTTCCCGCGTGGCATTCGCCGACGGCTGGGTCGCAGACGGCAAGGTCTCCATCCGCCCCTTCACCAAGGGATCTCTGCTGGCAGACATCAACACCGAACTTGGCCTGGTGAACCCGTGGACCGTTGAAGGCGACCCTGCCTACGGCCTGGGTTCCACGGACGTGGAAGGCTTGACGGCCGTCAACGCCGATCACTTCGTGTACATCACCAACAACGCGGACGGCGATTTCACTGAACAGCTGACCGACAACGCAGTATGGAAGTCGCTTCCGTTCGTGGCGGCCGGCAATGTGCACCGCCTTTCGGACGGTATCTGGATGTTCGGTGGCCCCGCTTCGATGACCCAGTACGTCGACGCAATCGTCGCATCCCTCACCAAGTAG
- a CDS encoding ABC-type Fe3+-siderophore transport system, permease component (identified by match to protein family HMM PF01032), which yields MTDTVKRPARTVPAAVAGTPVPPPATGPGARRRSGPALVAGTGVVLLALFSLIHLTQGIADVGPLQLLGLLTGSGSDQETAVLVASRVPRLFAGLLVGAALGVAGAALQSATRNVLASPDTLAVNAGAHFAIVAVAAFGLSLPALLSGGIAFIGGLAAAVLVLALSGGGANGNGGPIRLVLAGTALALGLHSATSAFLLLFIQETTGLYAWGQGSLSQSRTDELIQFTPVVLLAIAGLFLLARRMDLLGLGDDASRLAGADPRLARVGAVVLAVVLSAAAVTIAGPIGFVGLCAPAIVRLLASRLRGLGRHRALLPISGLAGAVVVIGADVLVRGLFGAQAGVEVPTGAVTTVFGAVFLVILAMRMSDAGLSVAGDALARLRSRRFFLTVLIGLLVLLTALLVAGALLGDAKLLLGDLINWLTGQSGNRVSAVLGTRMPRVLAAVLAGAALALAGALIQAVSRNSLAEPGILGVSGGGGLAAIIVITTVPTAGSWVITGSALGGAALSALLVFGLAFSGGLQQNKLVLIGIGISAGLAAAITVLLVTTDPFNQTKALTWLSGSTYGRNFASVLPPLLALVLALPVLAGMRRDLDLIAVDDDSPRVLGIRLSGSRLILLSIAVLLTAGAVSSVGVIAFVGLVAPHAARTLVGARHSRVLPVAALIGACTVVLADVIGRTVIAPAQIPAGIMTALVGAPYFVYLLWRSRVDRTV from the coding sequence ATGACCGACACTGTGAAAAGGCCCGCCAGGACCGTTCCCGCAGCCGTGGCAGGTACTCCCGTGCCCCCGCCGGCGACTGGACCGGGTGCCCGCCGTCGTTCCGGACCAGCCCTCGTGGCTGGCACGGGGGTGGTACTCCTGGCACTGTTCTCGTTGATCCACCTCACACAAGGAATAGCCGACGTCGGCCCTCTCCAGTTGCTGGGGTTGCTTACCGGCAGCGGTTCGGACCAGGAAACCGCAGTGTTGGTCGCCTCGCGGGTACCGCGACTTTTCGCCGGCCTGCTGGTCGGCGCCGCCTTGGGGGTGGCCGGCGCGGCTTTGCAGTCGGCCACCCGCAACGTCCTTGCTTCCCCTGACACTCTGGCTGTGAACGCCGGCGCGCATTTCGCCATAGTGGCTGTGGCGGCGTTCGGCCTGTCCCTTCCGGCGCTCTTGTCCGGTGGCATCGCGTTCATCGGCGGCCTCGCCGCGGCGGTGCTCGTCCTGGCGTTGTCAGGCGGAGGTGCCAATGGCAACGGCGGTCCTATCCGCCTGGTCCTCGCAGGCACAGCATTGGCGTTGGGGCTGCATTCTGCCACCAGCGCCTTCCTTCTCTTGTTCATTCAGGAAACTACCGGCCTCTATGCCTGGGGGCAGGGCAGCCTCTCGCAGTCCCGCACCGATGAGCTGATCCAGTTCACCCCTGTAGTTCTCCTGGCCATAGCAGGGCTTTTCCTCCTCGCCCGCAGGATGGATCTCCTCGGACTGGGTGACGACGCGTCCCGGCTGGCAGGTGCAGATCCGCGCCTTGCCCGGGTTGGCGCCGTCGTACTTGCCGTCGTCCTGTCCGCCGCAGCGGTGACCATCGCTGGTCCGATCGGATTTGTTGGGCTCTGCGCCCCGGCGATTGTGCGCCTCCTGGCCTCCCGCCTCCGCGGCCTGGGCCGGCATCGTGCTCTGCTGCCTATCTCGGGCCTGGCCGGTGCCGTGGTGGTCATCGGCGCTGATGTCCTGGTCCGAGGGCTTTTCGGTGCGCAGGCAGGAGTTGAAGTTCCCACCGGTGCTGTTACAACGGTCTTCGGTGCCGTCTTCCTGGTAATCCTGGCCATGCGGATGTCCGATGCCGGATTGAGCGTTGCCGGTGATGCCCTGGCGCGGCTTCGATCCCGCAGGTTCTTCCTCACCGTCTTGATCGGACTCTTGGTCCTGCTCACTGCTTTGCTGGTGGCCGGAGCATTGCTGGGTGATGCCAAGCTCCTGCTCGGTGATCTCATCAATTGGCTCACCGGACAGTCGGGAAACCGTGTCAGCGCGGTTCTGGGTACCCGAATGCCGCGTGTTCTGGCGGCCGTTCTTGCCGGAGCTGCCTTGGCCCTCGCCGGCGCGCTGATCCAAGCAGTGTCCCGGAACTCGCTGGCCGAACCCGGCATCCTTGGCGTCTCCGGCGGTGGTGGCTTGGCCGCAATCATCGTCATCACCACCGTTCCGACGGCCGGTTCGTGGGTCATCACCGGATCAGCGCTCGGGGGAGCGGCCCTGTCTGCGCTTCTGGTCTTCGGGCTGGCCTTCAGCGGTGGGCTTCAACAGAACAAACTAGTTTTGATCGGCATCGGCATTTCCGCGGGGCTGGCAGCTGCCATCACAGTCCTCCTGGTGACAACGGACCCATTCAATCAGACCAAAGCCCTGACCTGGCTCTCCGGCTCCACCTATGGCCGCAACTTTGCCTCCGTCCTGCCCCCGTTGCTTGCCCTGGTGCTGGCGCTACCGGTTCTGGCGGGCATGCGGCGTGATCTAGACTTGATCGCCGTGGACGACGATTCGCCCCGGGTGCTTGGAATCAGGCTGTCCGGATCCCGGCTGATCCTGCTCTCCATCGCAGTGCTGCTGACTGCTGGGGCTGTCTCATCAGTTGGCGTCATTGCCTTCGTGGGCCTGGTTGCACCGCACGCGGCCCGCACACTGGTGGGTGCACGACACTCGCGTGTTCTTCCCGTGGCGGCGCTGATTGGCGCCTGCACGGTGGTCCTGGCGGATGTCATCGGCCGCACGGTCATAGCGCCGGCCCAGATTCCCGCCGGAATTATGACGGCACTGGTGGGCGCCCCGTATTTCGTTTACCTGCTCTGGCGTTCAAGAGTTGACCGGACGGTCTGA
- a CDS encoding hypothetical protein (identified by Glimmer2; putative): protein MAGSLDFLGPILEMMTWVGFVPGVPLLISAWVLAKRRCVWGTAAGEQFAAGGFLGVQWLDQSNEEQKVLLDIPAHDGSIDSRSVVVHYDLCHPSRCSLQPPRHDNTVLILGWILTGVGILSTLGGFFLLLL, encoded by the coding sequence ATGGCCGGTTCCCTGGATTTCCTTGGCCCCATCCTGGAAATGATGACGTGGGTGGGGTTCGTTCCGGGCGTGCCTCTTCTGATCAGCGCCTGGGTCCTGGCCAAGCGTCGGTGTGTTTGGGGGACTGCGGCCGGAGAACAGTTCGCTGCCGGGGGATTTCTGGGCGTGCAATGGCTGGATCAGTCGAACGAGGAACAAAAGGTCCTGTTGGACATCCCTGCCCACGACGGCAGCATCGATTCCCGCTCAGTGGTGGTCCATTACGACCTCTGCCACCCCTCCCGATGTTCACTGCAGCCACCGCGTCACGACAACACTGTGTTGATTCTGGGCTGGATCCTCACTGGTGTCGGGATTCTCAGCACCCTTGGGGGATTCTTCCTCCTTCTCCTCTAG